The following are from one region of the Oncorhynchus masou masou isolate Uvic2021 chromosome 24, UVic_Omas_1.1, whole genome shotgun sequence genome:
- the LOC135512015 gene encoding DNA-directed RNA polymerase III subunit RPC5-like isoform X1 gives MTSPPPLTMASGEDDDPVIQEIDVYLAKSLADKLYLFQYPVRPSSMTYDDITHLSAKIKPKQQKVELEIAINTLSPNYCRSKGEQIALNVDGTTSEDSNTYSVKMMDKQTFTSIQSTTNTSRYAAAIFRKGELHITPLQGILQMRPSFSYLDKADCKHREREAANEGGDSSQDEADEDVKAVTVRFSRPESEQARQRRIQSYDFLQKKQAEESWVHLHYHGLNDGRSDHERLYLYCQAMGGSENTELVKTPKEYLAMLMPPVAEEKIVRPVGPSNMLSMAQLRTLPLGDQIKTLMKNVKVMPFANLMGLLTPGTDSTAVLRCIQQVALLVQGNWVVKSDVLYPKNSCSPHSGVPAEVLCRGRDFVMWRFTQDRSVMRKEIAAIIKLPPEDVKDFLEHMAVPRINRGWEFLLPSDCSFIKKHPDVAQRQHMLWMGIQSKLEKVFTFSKEDLVSKKDLETETVHVSGEQRLKAAHERARHNQPSLEKDLSARRQGGAGASGGTGVRVKEEPVSEDEPMDSCSSVHPNGLVNGYPSSSATCPTLNPHNGHGGTPTPSPSPELRDFVWNTFRKQHVLTLSEVKRLFNLHLASLPPGHSLFHSISDRLLQDTILMSQCKQILVPFPAQSTAAADEQKVFVLWETGETFDKHRQVLYEIFMKNYRVRRNVIQTRLTQELGDQTTKADMDRLLKECCVSLGGMWYLKGTLQS, from the exons AtgacatctccccctcccctcaccatGGCCAGCGGGGAGGACGATGACCCCGTCATACAAGAG ATTGATGTATACCTGGCCAAAAGCCTTGCGGACAAGCTCTATCTGTTCCAG TATCCAGTACGCCCTTCCTCTATGACCTATGATGATATCACTCATCTGTCTGCCAAGATCAAGCCCAAGCAGCAGAAG GTGGAGTTGGAGATAGCCATCAACACTCTGAGTCCTAACTACTGTCGAAGTAAAGGCGAGCAGATCGCCCTCAATGTGGATGGAACCACCTCAGAGGACTCCAACACCTACTCTGT GAAGATGATGGACAAGCAGACGTTCACATCCATCCAGTCCACGACCAACACCTCCAGATACGCTGCTGCCATCTTCAGGAAAG GTGAGCTCCACATCACGCCGCTGCAGGGCATCCTCCAGATGCGACCCAGCTTCTCCTATCTGGACAAGGCTGACTGCAAACACAGAGAGCGGGAGGCCGCTAACGAGGGGGGAGACTCCTCTCAGGATGAGGCAGATGAAGATGTCAAGGCTGTCACT GTGAGGTTTTCCCGTCCTGAGTCGGAGCAGGCTCGTCAGAGGCGTATCCAGTCATATGACTTCCTTCAGAAAAAACAGGCAGAGGAATCCTGGGTCCACCTGCACTACCACGGCCTCAAT gacgGGCGTTCGGACCACGAGAGGCTATACCTGTACTGCCAGGCTATGGGAGGTTCCGAAAACACAGAACTGGTGAAAACTCCAAA gGAGTACCTGGCAATGCTCATGCCTCCTGTCGCAGAGGAGAAGAT tgtgaggcCCGTAGGTCCCAGTAACATGCTGTCCATGGCCCAGCTCCGGACGCTGCCGCTCGGTGACCAGATCAAGACCCTGATGAAGAACG tTAAGGTGATGCCGTTTGCCAACCTGATGGGTTTGCTGACCCCTGGGACAGACTCCACTGCAGTGCTGCGCTGCATCCAGCAGGTGGCGCTACTGGTGCAGGGAAACTGGGTGGTCAAAAG TGACGTGCTGTATCCTAAGAACAGCTGTAGTCCCCACAGTGGTGTGCCTGCTGAGGTGCTGTGTCGAGGAAGAGACTTTGTG ATGTGGAGATTCACTCAGGATCGCTCGGTGATGAGGAAGGAGATTGCAGCCATCATCAAG CTCCCCCCGGAGGATGTGAAGGACTTCCTGGAACATATGGCGGTGCCTCGTATCAACCGTGGCTGGGAGTTCCTGTTGCCAAGCGACTGTTCCTTCATCAAGAAGCACCCTGACGTGGCCCAGCGGCAGCACATGCTGTGGATGGGGATACAGAGCAA ATTGGAGAAGGTCTTCACCTTCTCTAAGGAGGACCTGGTATCCAAAAAGGACCTAGAAACAG AAACTGTGCACGTGAGTGGCGAGCAGCGGCTGAAGGCTGCCCATGAACGTGCAAGGCATAACCAGCCCTCTCTAGAGAAGGACCTGAGTGCCCGTCGACAGGGTGGAGCCGGGGCGAGTGGCGGAACTGGGGTTCGGGTCAAAGAAGAACCTGTCAGTGAAGACGAACCCATGGACTCGTGCTCATCCGTGCACCCTAATGGTTTGGTTAACGGTTACCCCTCATCCTCTGCTACCTGCCCCACCTTGAACCCTCATAACGGGCACGGCGGGACCCCCACTCCATCACCGTCCCCTGAGCTGAGGGACTTTGTGTGGAACACGTTCAGGAAGCAGCATGTGCTGACGCTGAGCGAAGTCAAGAGGCTGTTCAACCTCCACTTGGCCTCCCTGCCTCCCGGACACAGCCTGTTCCACTCCATCTCAGACCGCCTGCTACAGGATACTATACTAATGAGCCAATGCAAACAGATACTGGTGCCT TTTCCAGCCCAGAGCACGGCAGCTGCGGATGAACAGAAGGTGTTTGTTTtgtgggagacaggagagacctTCGACAAG caccgTCAGGTCCTGTATGAGATCTTCATGAAAAACTACCGGGTAAGGAGGAACGTGATCCAGACCAGGCTGACGCAGGAGCTGGGAGACCAGACTACCAAGGCCGACATGGACCGCCTGCTCAAG GAGTGCTGTGTGAGCTTAGGAGGGATGTGGTACCTCAAGGGTACCCTACAGTCCTGA
- the LOC135512015 gene encoding DNA-directed RNA polymerase III subunit RPC5-like isoform X2, with protein sequence MMDKQTFTSIQSTTNTSRYAAAIFRKGELHITPLQGILQMRPSFSYLDKADCKHREREAANEGGDSSQDEADEDVKAVTVRFSRPESEQARQRRIQSYDFLQKKQAEESWVHLHYHGLNDGRSDHERLYLYCQAMGGSENTELVKTPKEYLAMLMPPVAEEKIVRPVGPSNMLSMAQLRTLPLGDQIKTLMKNVKVMPFANLMGLLTPGTDSTAVLRCIQQVALLVQGNWVVKSDVLYPKNSCSPHSGVPAEVLCRGRDFVMWRFTQDRSVMRKEIAAIIKLPPEDVKDFLEHMAVPRINRGWEFLLPSDCSFIKKHPDVAQRQHMLWMGIQSKLEKVFTFSKEDLVSKKDLETETVHVSGEQRLKAAHERARHNQPSLEKDLSARRQGGAGASGGTGVRVKEEPVSEDEPMDSCSSVHPNGLVNGYPSSSATCPTLNPHNGHGGTPTPSPSPELRDFVWNTFRKQHVLTLSEVKRLFNLHLASLPPGHSLFHSISDRLLQDTILMSQCKQILVPFPAQSTAAADEQKVFVLWETGETFDKHRQVLYEIFMKNYRVRRNVIQTRLTQELGDQTTKADMDRLLKECCVSLGGMWYLKGTLQS encoded by the exons ATGATGGACAAGCAGACGTTCACATCCATCCAGTCCACGACCAACACCTCCAGATACGCTGCTGCCATCTTCAGGAAAG GTGAGCTCCACATCACGCCGCTGCAGGGCATCCTCCAGATGCGACCCAGCTTCTCCTATCTGGACAAGGCTGACTGCAAACACAGAGAGCGGGAGGCCGCTAACGAGGGGGGAGACTCCTCTCAGGATGAGGCAGATGAAGATGTCAAGGCTGTCACT GTGAGGTTTTCCCGTCCTGAGTCGGAGCAGGCTCGTCAGAGGCGTATCCAGTCATATGACTTCCTTCAGAAAAAACAGGCAGAGGAATCCTGGGTCCACCTGCACTACCACGGCCTCAAT gacgGGCGTTCGGACCACGAGAGGCTATACCTGTACTGCCAGGCTATGGGAGGTTCCGAAAACACAGAACTGGTGAAAACTCCAAA gGAGTACCTGGCAATGCTCATGCCTCCTGTCGCAGAGGAGAAGAT tgtgaggcCCGTAGGTCCCAGTAACATGCTGTCCATGGCCCAGCTCCGGACGCTGCCGCTCGGTGACCAGATCAAGACCCTGATGAAGAACG tTAAGGTGATGCCGTTTGCCAACCTGATGGGTTTGCTGACCCCTGGGACAGACTCCACTGCAGTGCTGCGCTGCATCCAGCAGGTGGCGCTACTGGTGCAGGGAAACTGGGTGGTCAAAAG TGACGTGCTGTATCCTAAGAACAGCTGTAGTCCCCACAGTGGTGTGCCTGCTGAGGTGCTGTGTCGAGGAAGAGACTTTGTG ATGTGGAGATTCACTCAGGATCGCTCGGTGATGAGGAAGGAGATTGCAGCCATCATCAAG CTCCCCCCGGAGGATGTGAAGGACTTCCTGGAACATATGGCGGTGCCTCGTATCAACCGTGGCTGGGAGTTCCTGTTGCCAAGCGACTGTTCCTTCATCAAGAAGCACCCTGACGTGGCCCAGCGGCAGCACATGCTGTGGATGGGGATACAGAGCAA ATTGGAGAAGGTCTTCACCTTCTCTAAGGAGGACCTGGTATCCAAAAAGGACCTAGAAACAG AAACTGTGCACGTGAGTGGCGAGCAGCGGCTGAAGGCTGCCCATGAACGTGCAAGGCATAACCAGCCCTCTCTAGAGAAGGACCTGAGTGCCCGTCGACAGGGTGGAGCCGGGGCGAGTGGCGGAACTGGGGTTCGGGTCAAAGAAGAACCTGTCAGTGAAGACGAACCCATGGACTCGTGCTCATCCGTGCACCCTAATGGTTTGGTTAACGGTTACCCCTCATCCTCTGCTACCTGCCCCACCTTGAACCCTCATAACGGGCACGGCGGGACCCCCACTCCATCACCGTCCCCTGAGCTGAGGGACTTTGTGTGGAACACGTTCAGGAAGCAGCATGTGCTGACGCTGAGCGAAGTCAAGAGGCTGTTCAACCTCCACTTGGCCTCCCTGCCTCCCGGACACAGCCTGTTCCACTCCATCTCAGACCGCCTGCTACAGGATACTATACTAATGAGCCAATGCAAACAGATACTGGTGCCT TTTCCAGCCCAGAGCACGGCAGCTGCGGATGAACAGAAGGTGTTTGTTTtgtgggagacaggagagacctTCGACAAG caccgTCAGGTCCTGTATGAGATCTTCATGAAAAACTACCGGGTAAGGAGGAACGTGATCCAGACCAGGCTGACGCAGGAGCTGGGAGACCAGACTACCAAGGCCGACATGGACCGCCTGCTCAAG GAGTGCTGTGTGAGCTTAGGAGGGATGTGGTACCTCAAGGGTACCCTACAGTCCTGA